The DNA window TCGCCCTCTGCCCCGTTCCTTCCTTCCCCCCTTTTCCTTCCTTCCCCTTCTTCACAAATCCCCTTAAAAAAAGCTCATAGCCCGCCAAATCCCTCACTATCTTCTCCTTGCTGCTCTTTAAGTAATCAGCATTTTCCTTTATGTTTATATACTCAAAAAAACCCATTTCTTTCACTTTGTCAAGCTTCAGCACCCTGCCAAGGTACTTGTTCACTTTCTGCCGCGAGCCTTTCCCTGGCTTTGTTTCTCCTTTCCTTTCCCCCTTTTTTCTCTTCAGCCTCTTCCGCCATTTATTAGAAACTAGATAAGCATACTCCTTTCCGCTTATTCTCTTAATTCTTATGAACGCCATCTTACAGCCCACAATTATTGCAGAACCATTAGCATATTTTAGGCACTATGTATATATAATACTTACTATATTTATTAACCTCTAAAAAGCCAAAATTTCAAAGAATCAGAATATAAATAAATACTATACTGTTCTACATGACCTGCAGCACTTCCCCCTCCGGCGAGCTCTCCCCAAAGACCTGGCTCTGGAACTTATACACCCTCACTCTGTCAAAATCCTGCCAGTCATCAGGCTTTAGGTTAGCTTTCACGCACGTCTGCCTTAAGAAATTAAGCGCATCCCATCTCTGCTCTGTAGCTACTTGAGGAAGCAGCAGGCCCGAGTTGAAAGTCTCCCTTACTATTAGTCCGTCCCTTCCTACCCTGATGTGCTTCACATAGTCTTCAGGATTCCTCACATCTATCCTTCTCGGCCTTGTCAGCACGCTGATTTCAACATTGATTAGCCCTAATTCATCTTTCTCCACAGGCGGAAATCTCGGATCTTTGAAAGCAGCGCTTTCAGCCGCCCGCACAATTCCGTCATAAAGGGGCATGACAGGTTCAGGAAAGCCGATGCATCCCCTCAGCTGGCTGTTCTTATGCAGCGTAACAAAGCATCCTAGCATCTCAGAAAATTCATCCCTCATCTTTTTATCGTCCTTTAGCTTCAGTATAGAAAACTTAGACTGGATAGCCTTTCTTGCCAGCTTAACAAGCCTTGCTCCCTGCTCAAGATTAAGCATTTCTTACCTCTTTTAAAAATCAATTCGTTTTAATGATATGTTCATATGAAATTAAAATCAGGCATCAGGATGCTTTTTTGAAATTTTCAGAAAATTTCTCAAATTCCTTTTTCAGTTTCTGGCACGCGCTTCCTACTATCTTCCTTGCGTCAGCGCCGTCTGTTTCAACCACAAACTCAGGCTTGCCTATCAACGGATGCCTTATCGCATACCCCACATTCTTGATATGCTTGTCATTCCAAAGCTCTTTTTTCAATACATTGCAGACAGTATGTGAAACCCCGTCCAGCTCAAAAACAAGCTTTCCTTTCTTCTCTTCCAAAACTTTCATTTCCATATTAAGCACCTTTATGCCTGCAAATCATATTTTCTTTAAAAAACTAACGCTTTAACGGCAAGGGATTTATCATTCCCAAAAACATTCTTAAGGTTTTTCTCCCGTCGATAAATTGTCATTCCCAGCCTGGGAATGTTTCCTGAAAACAAAACAGCTCGCGTCTATGTGCTGCCTTCTTTTCATGTGGTGCACCATCGTATTGCCCAGCACGTATCTGAAGTCAAATCTTTCCTCTGCCTTAAATCCGTTTTTCCCGCCAAGCTGCTCGATATAATCTCTCGTGCTCGACTTATGGAAAGAATACACAGCATCCGATATTGAAAAAGCTTTCAATAGGAATCCCCTGTCTGCATGCCTCTTCCTGGTGCCGAAAGGAGGGTTCATCACCACGGTATTCACCGCACCGCCGCTCACTTTATCAAATTCTGATATGTCCTTCTCAATTATTTCCGCTCTCCTGGCATTAAAGCGCCTGCTTTCGATTTTCCCGATATTTCTCCTGCATATCTCCAGCGCTTCGCTGTCACTTTCCACGAAAAAAACCCTCCTGGCTCCCAGCAGCAGGCAGCCTATCCCTAGTATTCCTGTGCCGCATCCAAGGTCAGCAGCCACTTTCCCCTTTATATCACCATTCAGAAGCGCTTTCCACAGCACTTCAGCAGCTATGTCCGAGGGAGTTATATACTGCTCAGCTCTCACTTTGCTCTTGTGAAAGCCCTCCAGCCTGCTCAGCTCCACCTCCAAAGCTTTTTTAGAGCCTATCTTATCCATAATGCCTCACCTAAAAACTCACTTTCCTGCTTTACAAGTAATTTATACATAAAAGTAATTACACATAACGATTTCATTCTAAACATTCTAAACATTCCATCCGCTCCTGGATCATGGCTTGTTTGCTAAGCGATTTGCCTAAGCGAACAAAGACAAACACGACAAACATAAATATGGCAATGCTAAGCAATACTGGTACAGAGCAATACTATTTAAATCCTATTTTATAATGCCCTGTTAAATCAAATAATATAAAGCACTGCGAACTCTCACTTTTCCTGAATAAATGCCCCCTTGCTTTCTCAAGACAGCACAATAAATCTGTTCAGTCTGGAAATCTTCCTGGAATCTCTTTCTCCCTCCTTTTTCACGATAACCACATATTATTAACACTCACTTTCCAAAAATTTTAAGTTATTAGAGCCTATAAATGAAAAATTTATTAAATGTAACTCTCACCTTGCCATGCAGAAACATGTTCTTATAAGCCGATTGCAGTCTTTTCTCCTTCTCTCCCCTCTCTTTCATCCCTTTTCTTTCCTCCCTCTCACTTCTTATAAGCCTAAATATCCCATCA is part of the Candidatus Woesearchaeota archaeon genome and encodes:
- a CDS encoding DNA-directed RNA polymerase subunit L → MEMKVLEEKKGKLVFELDGVSHTVCNVLKKELWNDKHIKNVGYAIRHPLIGKPEFVVETDGADARKIVGSACQKLKKEFEKFSENFKKAS
- a CDS encoding TIGR00296 family protein, with translation MLNLEQGARLVKLARKAIQSKFSILKLKDDKKMRDEFSEMLGCFVTLHKNSQLRGCIGFPEPVMPLYDGIVRAAESAAFKDPRFPPVEKDELGLINVEISVLTRPRRIDVRNPEDYVKHIRVGRDGLIVRETFNSGLLLPQVATEQRWDALNFLRQTCVKANLKPDDWQDFDRVRVYKFQSQVFGESSPEGEVLQVM
- a CDS encoding methyltransferase, whose translation is MDKIGSKKALEVELSRLEGFHKSKVRAEQYITPSDIAAEVLWKALLNGDIKGKVAADLGCGTGILGIGCLLLGARRVFFVESDSEALEICRRNIGKIESRRFNARRAEIIEKDISEFDKVSGGAVNTVVMNPPFGTRKRHADRGFLLKAFSISDAVYSFHKSSTRDYIEQLGGKNGFKAEERFDFRYVLGNTMVHHMKRRQHIDASCFVFRKHSQAGNDNLSTGEKP